TGAAAGCAAGTGAAATCTATAGAAAATGGTATGGAATGCAGTGGACAAAGCCTCAATCAGTGAGGATttctgaaaaggagagaaaagcagCTGGGCAATATAGGTCTGTCATTAATAAGAGAATGAAAAGAGTCAAAGGGCTCAGAACAAATAGTTCAGAACTATTCAGGTTTTTTAAACTTGCATCTGAATCTCAACTGTCTCTTACAGCTTTGAGATCAATACAATTCTTTTGAATGAGTCCTTAAAAGCTtgtatcacttgtttatttctCAGGGTATAAATAAAGGGGTTCATTACTGGGGCCACTGAGGTTGCAAGCACTGATACCACCTTATTTGCAGCCACTCCTTCCTTTGCAGAAGGTTTGATATAGATGAAGATGCAAGTGCCATAAGTCATGGAAACAACAATCATGTGAGAGGAACAAGTGGAAAAGGCTTTTTTCCtttgctgggcagagggaaatctcagaattgttctgacaATATAGGCATAAGACAGAACCACTAATATTAAAGTGATGATGAGAGTCAAAACAGCAGAAGCTAAAATCATTTTGTCTATTAACTCGGTATCAGAGCATGTGATTTCCAGCATTGGTGATGCATCACAGACAAAATGGTCAATGACATTGTTATCACAGAATTCAAGCTCAAGGCCCACACCAAGTGGTGGAATGATGATCATCAAGCCAGACAGCCAACAGCCAACCAGGAACTGGTGACAGACTTTGTTGTTCATTATGGTTGCATAATGCAGTGGTTTGCAGATGGCAACGTAGCGGTCATAAGACATGGCagccaaaagaaaaaattctgtgGCTCCGAGGAGGATACCAAAAAATAATTGGGTGACACATGCATTATAGGTTACAGTATAGTCCCCTGTTGACATATTATATAGGAATCTGGGAATACAGACAGTTGTGAATgacaattctaagaaggaaaagtTTCTAAGGAAAAAATACATGGGAGTTTTAAGGTGGGGATCTACCAAAGTGAGGGTGATGATGGTCAAGTT
The genomic region above belongs to Gracilinanus agilis isolate LMUSP501 unplaced genomic scaffold, AgileGrace unplaced_scaffold50765, whole genome shotgun sequence and contains:
- the LOC123255733 gene encoding olfactory receptor 6C2-like → MRNHTRITIFILHGLTDDPQLQVLLFIFLFLTYMLSVTGNLTIITLTLVDPHLKTPMYFFLRNFSFLELSFTTVCIPRFLYNMSTGDYTVTYNACVTQLFFGILLGATEFFLLAAMSYDRYVAICKPLHYATIMNNKVCHQFLVGCWLSGLMIIIPPLGVGLELEFCDNNVIDHFVCDASPMLEITCSDTELIDKMILASAVLTLIITLILVVLSYAYIVRTILRFPSAQQRKKAFSTCSSHMIVVSMTYGTCIFIYIKPSAKEGVAANKVVSVLATSVAPVMNPFIYTLRNKQVIQAFKDSFKRIVLISKL